CGAGGTCTCGAAGATCATGGGCGCGGTGCGGGTCGAGGCCGCCAAGCGTGCCGGGCACTTCGAGGAGAACGTCTTCCGGTTCTGCTGGATCGTCGACTTCCCGATGTTCGAGAAGGACGAGGAGACCGGGAAGATCGACTTCTCGCACAACCCGTTCTCGATGCCTCAGGGCGGCATGGACGCCCTGGAGAACCAGGACCCGCTGGACATCCTGGCCTGGCAGTACGACATCGTCTGCAACGGCGTCGAGCTGTCCTCCGGCGCGATCCGGAACCATGAGCCGGACATCATGCTCAAGGCCTTCAACATCGCGGGCTACGACAGCGAGACCGTGGAGCGCGAGTTCGCCGGCATGCTGCGCGCGTTCCGCTTCGGCGCCCCGCCGCACGGTGGCATCGCGCCCGGCGTCGACCGCATCGTGATGCTGCTGGCCGACGAGCCGAACATCCGCGAGACGATCGCCTTCCCGCTCAACGGCAACGCCCAGGACCTGATGATGGGCGCGCCGACGGAGCTGGAGGAGACGCGGCTGAGGGAGCTGCACCTGTCGGTGCGGAAGCCGCAGCCGAAGTAGGACCACCTCACGTGTGAATGGCTCGGAACCGACTCGGTTCCGAGCCATTCCCGTATGACAGGTGCCGCTGACGGACGTAGTCGGTGTGTGGGGCGGGCGTGTGCATACATGCCCGCCCCGTTCATATGTATGGACATCTGCTCAACCCATTGACCCGGAAGCAACCCCTCCGTAGCGTGCCGAGGTGCCCGCGTACGTGATTGCTGTTCACGTATGTGTTCACTGAGGGGAGACAACGATGTCGGAAGCCGTGATGCCCGACGCCGAGACGCCCGACGCCGAGCGTCGCGCGGTCAGCAAGTTCCTGCGCCGCATGATGCCGCTGCTGGTCCTGATGCTGCTGGTCAACCAGATGGACCGGACGAACGTCGGCTTCATCCAGGACGAGTTGCGGGCCGACGTCGGCGTCAGTGCCACCGCCTACGGGCTCGGGGCGGGCCTGTTCTTCATCGGATACGCCCTGTTCGAGATCCCGAGCAACATGATGCTGGAGCGCTTCGGCGCCCGGGTGTGGCTGACCCGCATCATGATCACCTGGGGCCTGGTGGTCGTGGCGATGTGCTTCATCCACAACGTGTGGATGTTCTACGGCCTTCGCTTCCTTCTCGGCGTCGCCGAGGCAGGCTTCTTCCCCGGCGTAATGCTGTACCTCACCCAGTGGCTGCCCGACTCCTCCCGGGGCCGAGGGAGCGCGATCTTCCTCGGCGGCTCGGCGACCGCGTACATCGTGACCGGCCCGATCACGGGCGCGCTGCTGGAACTGCACGGCCTGGGCGGCATCGCCGGCTGGCGCTGGATGTTCGGGCTGGAGGGCGCCATCTCGATCCTCGTCGGATTCGTCGCCGGCTTCTTCCTGGTCTCCCGCATCGACGACGCCCGCTGGCTCACCCGGGAGGAGAAGGACGCGCTGGGCTCGGCGATCGCCCGCGACAAGGAGGCCCGCAGCCGCGAACCCGAGGGCTCGCGGCTCCGCCTCCTGTTCCACCCCCAGGTCGCCCTGCTGACCGGCGTCTTCTTCGCGATGACCCTGACCGGATACGCCATCACCTTCTGGCTGCCCAGCCTGGTCGACGACATCGGCGGGCTGTCGTCCTTCCAGATCGGGCTGCTCACCGCCGTACCGTGGATCTGCGCGGTGATCGCGATGTACACGCTGAGCCACTTCACCGACGGCGCCCCGGACCGCCGCCCGTACCTGGCGATCGCCCTGGTCGTCTCGGCCGTGGGCACCTTCCTCGCCACGCTGGGCTCCCCCTGGTTCGGCCTCGCGGCCATCACGCTCGCCGCGGTCGGCAGCAAGTGCTCGGCCAGCATGTTCTGGCCGATGTCCCAGGCCGGCCTCGACCTGAGGATCGCCGCGCCGGGCCTGGCCCTGGTCAACTCCATCGGAAACCTGGGCGGTTTCGTCTCCCCCACCCTCTTCGGCTACCTCAAGGACACGACCGGCAGCACGAACGGCGGCCTGTACACGCTGTCGGCGGCGTCGCTGCTGGCGGTGGTCGGGGTCACCTTCGTCCGCCGGACGAAGGCGGCTGCCGCCCCGCTCTCGCCGGAGACCGTCACGGTGGCGCCGGAACGTGCGAACCGCCCGTGAACCCTGCGGGGTCCACGGGCGGTCGCCCAGTGCTGTCGCCGGGTGTTACGGCGTGACGGCCAGCCTGGTGAGTCCCACCGCCTGGGACCCGTCGCCGTACTCGACGATGCCGACGTACCGCTCACCTCGCACCGCATCCGGCCACGCCACCGTCAGTCCGCGCAGGGCGGCCGGGGTGACGGGCTGGGTGGCGGGGGTGACGGTGGGCCGGACGGCCGGGGTCGTCTGGCCGACCTTCCACAGGCGCAGCGTGTACTGCTGGCTGTCTGTGCCCTTCGGCATGTCGTACTGCACCACGTAGACGTCGTAGTCGCCGGGCGGCAGGTCGACGTAGTCGTCCGAGCCGATCTGCGGCCCGGGGAGGACCTGAACTCCGTCCTTGTCGAAGGCGTAGAGGAACATCATGCTGCCGGGCACGTGATCCGCCGCGTCGACCGCGACCCGGGTGAACGGTGCGCCCTCCGGGACGTGGACCGGGATCTTCGCTGCCGCGTCACCGGCGTGCGGGTTCCACGAGAAGTCCGGCGACTGGTCCTCGCCGGTGAGGGTGCCGGTGATCTTCTCGGACTTGTACAGCTCCGCCCGAGCGGTCAGTTCACCGCTCCAGTCCGCCCGTACGGTGAGCTGGGTGGACCGCTCACCGGGGAGAGCGATCTCCGCCGGTGCGGCGACGTGGGCGGCGCGCAGCGCGATCGGGCTGGTGACCCGGTGGTGGCTGTGGGCGTCGCTCCAGGTGAGGGAGCCGGAGGACCAGGCGCCGTGGGCGGCGTCGGTGCGGGTGAAGGTGACCCGGTACGTCGCCGAGCCGCCCGGAAGCACGGTCAGGCGCTTCGGTGTGACCTCGGCCTTGTAGCCGGGCGGCGTCTGGAGCGTCGCCTTGTACGTGGCGATGTCCGTGCCGACGTTGGTGACCGTGCGGGTCACCGTCTGCCGCTCGGCCAGGTCGCCGACCGCGATCGACGGGTAGTTCAGGTCGCTGGGGTCGATGGGTCGGGTGGTCGCGCAGGCGTCACCGCCGTCCCTGGTGGTCGGCCGCAGCCTCAGCGCGCAGAGGTACGACGTCCAGTCCGCGGACGTGGAGTCGTAGACCAGGCCCGGGTCGGCGGCGACAGTGGCCCGCGGGGAGCCGGCGCCGTAGTCGAGCGGGGTCGCGGAGTCGGCGCCCTCACGGCCGATGGGCTCGCCCTCGTTGTCGGTGGTCGTCGCCGTGGTCATCAGCGCCGACTTGACCTCCATCGGCGACCAGTCGGGGTGCAGTTGCTTCAGCAGGGCCGCGAGGCCGGATATGTGAGGCGTCGCCATCGACGTGCCCGCCATGAAGCCGAAGCGGTCCGGGTACCCGGCGCCGGGCACGGTGCCCGCGAGGACCATGCTGCCCGGTGCGGCGATGTCGGGCTTGAGCACGTCGCCGCCGCTGTAGCGGTCGGGTCCGCTGGAGGAGAACCCGGTGACGAGCGGAGCGCGGACGCGGCCGGAGCCGGAGACGAACTCGCCCGTGGCGCCGGAGCCGGCCGCGTACTCCTTGACCGTCTTCGCGTCCTCCTGGGTCAGCTGGATCAGGGGCAGGCCGAAGTCGTCGGGGTAGAAGTTCTGGGAACTGGTCGCGGTGTTGGCCACGGCCAGGGCCACGCCGCCCGCGTCCGTGACCGCCTTGGTCTTGTCCTCGAGGAACAGGTTGTCGCCGCCCCGGTCACAGACGACGATCTTCCCCTCCGTCTTGCCGGGATCGAGCGTGCCCGGCGCGCACA
The nucleotide sequence above comes from Streptomyces sp. NL15-2K. Encoded proteins:
- a CDS encoding MFS transporter translates to MSEAVMPDAETPDAERRAVSKFLRRMMPLLVLMLLVNQMDRTNVGFIQDELRADVGVSATAYGLGAGLFFIGYALFEIPSNMMLERFGARVWLTRIMITWGLVVVAMCFIHNVWMFYGLRFLLGVAEAGFFPGVMLYLTQWLPDSSRGRGSAIFLGGSATAYIVTGPITGALLELHGLGGIAGWRWMFGLEGAISILVGFVAGFFLVSRIDDARWLTREEKDALGSAIARDKEARSREPEGSRLRLLFHPQVALLTGVFFAMTLTGYAITFWLPSLVDDIGGLSSFQIGLLTAVPWICAVIAMYTLSHFTDGAPDRRPYLAIALVVSAVGTFLATLGSPWFGLAAITLAAVGSKCSASMFWPMSQAGLDLRIAAPGLALVNSIGNLGGFVSPTLFGYLKDTTGSTNGGLYTLSAASLLAVVGVTFVRRTKAAAAPLSPETVTVAPERANRP
- a CDS encoding S8 family peptidase; translated protein: MSHNKRHDRAYVRLLTPLLTGALALAGTVAPAHAETTENTGYRAGTYVVKLADQPVATYQGGVSGLKRTAPAPGDRLTTGTSAVRAYLRHLDSRRDSVLDDVPGVKKLYEYDYAFNGFAAKLTARQATELAATPGVISLTRDKADRLPPAPAQSASPAATGDDRRTAAATDDRHPAAADGDQPSQGPRKPDNESRTGGAGGNASKAEGESEAAAPPPDIPRFLGLDGDKGLWSKLGGPEHAGEGTIVGIVDTGIDPTNPMLAPLSEPRPDADVIAKKWHGTCDEGDDPAHKVTCNNKLIGAQWFRAGVPDPTPEDVSSPMDMDSHGTHTATTAAGNHDTPAEIPGLGVRGKVSGVAPAARVAAYKTCWHDGCWYSDTTAAIDKAVADGVDVISYSIGGTLTSPTSMEAMFNAAKAGVFVSAAASNSGPDTVENTAPWITTVAAETHDTGYNSTLVLGDGRRFRHDKVQSPVPTAPLVNAGDVRKPDADAARATLCAPGTLDPGKTEGKIVVCDRGGDNLFLEDKTKAVTDAGGVALAVANTATSSQNFYPDDFGLPLIQLTQEDAKTVKEYAAGSGATGEFVSGSGRVRAPLVTGFSSSGPDRYSGGDVLKPDIAAPGSMVLAGTVPGAGYPDRFGFMAGTSMATPHISGLAALLKQLHPDWSPMEVKSALMTTATTTDNEGEPIGREGADSATPLDYGAGSPRATVAADPGLVYDSTSADWTSYLCALRLRPTTRDGGDACATTRPIDPSDLNYPSIAVGDLAERQTVTRTVTNVGTDIATYKATLQTPPGYKAEVTPKRLTVLPGGSATYRVTFTRTDAAHGAWSSGSLTWSDAHSHHRVTSPIALRAAHVAAPAEIALPGERSTQLTVRADWSGELTARAELYKSEKITGTLTGEDQSPDFSWNPHAGDAAAKIPVHVPEGAPFTRVAVDAADHVPGSMMFLYAFDKDGVQVLPGPQIGSDDYVDLPPGDYDVYVVQYDMPKGTDSQQYTLRLWKVGQTTPAVRPTVTPATQPVTPAALRGLTVAWPDAVRGERYVGIVEYGDGSQAVGLTRLAVTP